Below is a genomic region from Botrytis cinerea B05.10 chromosome 2, complete sequence.
TAACCAGACACTCTGTGTATTACACCAATGCTTCAATCCCACTAATCCCCATGTCATTCCAATCCCGCTGTTCTTGAATCCTCCAAACGGAACTTTTGCACTAAGATAAAAATGAGCATTCACCCACACACTTCCAGCCTGTAATTCCCGAGCCATCTTCTCAGCCCTCGTGACATCTTTGCTCCAGACCGAGGAGCCCAATCCTGTATTGGTATCATTGACCCTGTCTACAATAGCCTCATCAGAGCCGCTCCATTTAAGAACAGGGAAAATGGGACCAAAGGGCTCAAGCTGTACGATTCTTTCGGTGTCGGGCGGGTTATCGATGATGGTTGGCTGGACAAAATAACCTTTGCTCAATGTTTCGTTCGCCTTAATGCCATCATTTGAACCCCCAAGAGCGACTTTAAGTCCGTTCTTTACGATGTCGTCGTAGAAAGTTTGTACAGTGTCCATTTGCGCTTTGCTTTGCAACGGGCCCACCCAGCTTGTGGGATCAGCCCCAGGTCCAACTTTTAGTTTGGGAATATAAGCTACGAGGGCCGACATGAACTCGTCGTAAATGTCTGCATGGACGTATAAACGCTTTATATCCATGCAAATCTGACCGGAATTCATCAATGCGAGATGAGCGACCTGTTTGATGCATCTATTAGCTCAGTCTGGAGTGGAAGAACGGCTTCTTTCTACTCCAAGTCCTTCACATTGtgattattcaaattcaaacctCTCAGGGAGGGGAGTAGATGACATTATCAGAAAAGGATGCCCTTAACGTACCTGAGGAACCACGGATGCGATATCGACATCTTCACACACAATACACGAATCATTCCCACCCAATTCTAAGGTAACTCGCTTCAAAGTTTTAGAACAACTTTCCATGACCTTTTTACCCGTTGCGATGCTCCCAGTAAATGCAATTTTGTCAATACCAGGATGAATTGTACACATGGGTCCGAATTCGTGCCCACCGCTCAAGGCCTGCACTATTCCTGGAGGGAAGAATTTGTTTGCTAATTCCACGATCTTAAGCCCACAATATGGTGTGTCGGGACTAGGCTTTATGATAATTGCATTCCCGGCCCATACCGAAGGCACTAGCTTTCCCATCGCAAGCAGAATCGGATAGTTCCAAGGTACTATTCCACACGTTACTCCAATCGGGACATATCTCACACTTGCGACCATGGTGTCGGTCTCTGCAACAACTTCCTCAGTAAGCAAGAGCTCGGTGGTTTCTCGAATCATGGCTAAACCGCGAGCAAACTCGTCATGAGCAAGGAATTTAGCTTTTCCTTGCTCCATGATAACTAGATCAACGAATTCCGATTCGTAGCTCTCGAACGCATCAGCGAATGCGAGGGTGATAGCGCGACGCTCTGTGATGGAGGTACGAGCCCAGGACTTTTGAGCTGTCTTCGCTGCACGCACAGCTTCATCAAGTTCCGTGATGGTGGAGAGTGGAACTGCAGGATTGGGCTCGCCAGTAGCTGGATTGATGCCATGTCTATTTTGTGTTGTTTTGCACAATTTTCCATCAATTGTGTTTTGGAAGGTCTGGGGTGATGTCAGCTATGAATATCTTATCATCAACTTCAGCGATAACCAGATGAAATTCAATCTCACCACAAAATCCATCCTGTTGTCTGTATTATTTAACACCATTTTCAATCCTCACAAAAAACCAAGCAGTTCAATCGGAGTTCAAAGAACAAGCTCAATGCGAATACAATTAACGAAACACCATTATTCGAAAGGAAAACCTCACCATTTAAGCCAAGTCAGCAAGTACTCATTACCCCTCAAATGAGCATATCTTCATCCGCAGCTGAACATTCCTTGTGGCATTAAGTGATGGAACACAGCGATGTAATTGGCCTCTTGTATTCCCCGCACCACTGTGTACTCGGGCCAAGATACCCACAATGAACACAACGGTACTGAAAAGGCATAAACCTGGTGGTACAGCAATTCTTAAGTATGTTGAGGACCGCTTACATGCGGGAAGACTGCCTGCAGGTAAAATCTATCTCAAACTGCCCGCTTGCCGTACCGGTGTAATTGAAGTTTTTCAATGTAGCACCACTTTAGTCAGTGTAACTACTTCTCAGAAGTACTAACGACCGGGGGTTTGAAACTATAAGGCGCACAGGCTTCACGGGCAATGACTTCGCAGTCGGTCTAATGGTGTTGTATTATTGTATCAAAATTCGTAGAGTTAAGTCCAATTCGATCCTGTCGAGGTATCtgctcatcatcattatattataatcttacATCGCCAACCCAAACCAAAAGGGTACTATAATGCTGACGATCCTTTGCCCCCATGTATTTTACTCATCCGAACACTGCTGATTTTTGTATTGGTCGTCTTCGTGATGCCCATTCCCCAAACAGAATCCTCTTCGCTACTGAGACTCCTCGCATCGCTTGTGTCTCTATTTGCCCCTTTCCCTCCACTGAATTTGCCTACATGCTTAGATATCCGCTTGCTATGTGGCTTTCCCCGAGGGTTTCCAAGTTCTAAATCGATCTCATGCGGTTTCCCATCATCTTGATGCTGTGATTGTTCATCCGAGGAAAAATCGTAGACATCGCTAGTCGCGTTCTGCTTCCCCGTTGCAATAGTTGTTGTAACACCCGAGTTTAAAGGAATGTCGTCTCTGAGTTTGCAATCGTCGGCATCCCTTCCTGTGCTACCCATTTTCGAACCTCCCAAATTTGTGTTCTGGCTTTTTTGCTTGATGTATCCACCGCTTTTAGCATCTCCATACCCACCCCAGTTTTTGCTAATGTTACTGGGACCTTTAGTCGAGCTACCAAAAAGCCTGGTGCGTGCAAAGAAATTGCGAAAGAGAGGACGTAGAGTAGCGACTGAACAAGCCGTAATGCCGATACCTGTTTCGACAGTTGACCAGATAGCTACATCGACAGTTGCGAAGAGGAAATCGGctatatttgaaagatcGTGAAGGTATGGAATACGAACTATGGTTGCGGTAGAGGCTCTGTGTGATAATCATGTAAGTTTCATGCTAATCCTCCAGAACCCTAAGTGAAAACGAGGCTTGGGATGGTGACAAGAAGTAAAAGGCACGTACATAGCACCCATGGATAGAATAATTGCCACACTGATCTTATCTCTAGGCGTCATTTGAAGATTCCACACTACCCATATCGGgatcaaactcaaaatccaGTCCGTGGCGCAGGTTATAGCGCTATATGCATATCCCGCATCGACCGGAACGTTGGCATTTATACACTTTCCTGTTCCGCCCGTATACTTCGTCCAGAAATAGTTTGAAGGCTgacattgaaatataaagacAAGAAAGTAGAAGATGCCACCGATTTCACACATCACAAGAGTGCCGAGAATGATGTAGCGATGGAGTGGTACGCTCGAAAGGCGCAGGAGGAAAACTGCAATAGAGAGCTTAAGGGCCATGTTGGAGACGACATAGACTGGCTCGCATAGCCACCAATACTGTTCAGATGTCAGAAAAAGCTCAACAAGAGAACGGTGTCATTTGGAAGGAGGCCTAGCCAAGTGAGCTTAGGAGTCCGGGATATCTTTGTTATGTGAATGTTCTCAGAACAAAGGGGCCCCATTGCTGTTTTCGTAGTCGATGCCGAAGGCCTGATCTGTTGGTATGGGAAAGAGGGGCCACATCATAATCAAGTAAGAATTGAGGAATTGAATTACCTTGAGACCGATTGGGACATCTTCAGTTGGAATGTCCCAAATATGCTTACCACTTCCATAAGTTACAGCCGAGAGGGCGAATGTAGAATATACCATAAAAAATGCCTTTTCAAAAACCAGTTAGCAAGCAGGACACCTCATAGCCATTCCAAGCATGTATCAGAACCAAAAGAGAAAACGAACCCAAGCAACAACAGCAAGCGTATCATCCCAACCAAAACTTTTGATAACAACCGCTCGGCAATATGTTCGCATCCAAACGGACAGTGTAGTTAACACAATAAACAGTATCACGACTCCTTGAATTTGTGACCCTCTGTCCTGATGTGACTCCGCCCGGACCGATAACTCCAAAGATTCCATTTTTTTCAGTTGGCAGTAGCAACAACCCGCTGTGTTGAAAGTAGCACTGGCAGCTAATGTGGCCTCCAAAGATTCCCCCAATTTCTCCACGAACACGACGACGGATTGAACGTCAAAACTCGAACCCTAATGTGGGCGGTGACTAGTAGATAATATGCGTCTGGCAAATCCGAATGAACCCCTCGGGTGTACAGGACccaaaagaatgaattttatttgtGTAACCCTTCGATCGGGGGGACCCACGACCACATTTGAAGCATTCATGATCCTTTCAACACAAGGAACCAGGTATGTAAATGAAGTTCAGGTGTACATCTAGATTCTCGGTCACTTTGCCCCAGAGTGGATTTGGGAAAGTAGATCTGCTATTGTGCATGGAAAGACGGGAGAGCAAGACGTGATCAAAGCGTTGCAGAGTTTACCATTTAATCCTCGGAGACGTCCCAAATAGGAAGACAATACTGTTCTTAGATTCTGTTGGCATCGCTGTGTAGTAACATGTGGTAACACTTACTAGGTATCGGCACTGGACATGGAATTGACAATCTGATACGCTGATCTCAAGTCCTATGCAAATGAATAGTGTGCTACCGACCTGCTTGTCAAGGCTAGTCAGGGTAGTTCCACCTGTCAATAGGCCACTCAACTAGATGCTACAATCGTCAGCCACAATTTAGTGACGATTTCGGAAGTTCATATGCGTTACCTCTAATGACAATTGCATCCAAATGTAGGGATCAAGGTAGCTTGCCTGTGCTTGAGGTGCAAGACTGAATGAACCAGGACCCAGAGATATAATGAGTTTTAGCTTGAGCTATCACCAATTTGTGCAATGATCACACCAAGGTTTgtccatccaaatcaaaagctggctggctggcttgCTTGCTGGATTATATCAATCGTTTTCATAATCTTCGATGTAATAGGGACCGATAGCGATACCTACTTAGTGCGCCACATCATTACTATATTGATCCAAATGACAGGCTCTTAAGCTTTCTGATAGGACGCAACTGGCAAGAGATCAACCCAGCTACTTTGCGCGGCATTTGCTTTCTGTTTGGCTGATCAATTCCTGGCATTTAGCCTTGAGAAACTGCCGTAAGTGATTACCAATATCCTAATACAGAGGCATAAATTATGCCGTTGCCCCAGGGAACCCATCAGTCCGTCAGCGTCGAAATAAGATTTGGGACTTCCTATAGGCCATCTGATGTGCGGTCTGTTGCGGTGAGCCAATCGAGCATTTATCTCTCTTGTCTGGAGTTCCATAGACTCTTGGCCATTGTTTGGGTATCGCACGGTTGGTGCCAGACGGGAGACGGGAGACCTACTGGGTGACAGCTGCCATGCCGCCACAATATCTCGTCAACAAGCTGATCTTTGTAATGTTGAGTCATATTGACTGGAAAATTTGGAGAATTACGACTCAGAAGCATCGCATGCCGCATATTAAACCCGTCGAGAGAAATAGAGCATAGGGTAGATTGAAAATTTACGTGGACCCCTACGAATGCACTTCCAATTCGCCCCTCGCGGATCGGGGTATTATCCGTTGTGCGGATCGTATTTCCGATCTAATCCGCATTGTGAAAGGGTATGGGTAAATACGAGATTTGGTTCGTTTCATTTCCATGCTTTCCGaggtatctaggtatctaggtatctTCACCATTTGCAGATTTGGCACACAGACTTGAAGATTCTTGAGGCTGATAACAACGAGTCCGTCCCCCTTCTTGGCCTGAATGATTCCCAACTACTTGAGTAGCAGATCTTTTGAATCCTAGGTATTGCCTTGATATCATCTCTTGATTCAATAGAACTCATGCGAATGTTTTCCGGATCCGGATCCAGTTGCAGTCACAAGATGTGAACCTTGCAGTTCTGCTAGTGCGAGAAAATCTGGAGACAGAGTTTTCGCTTCTTTATTTCAGTAAAGACAGGGGTTGATAGAACCACCAGCAGATCTATTGTGCAAAGTCGAGGGGAAGCGGAAACAGGTAATTTTTCGTCTTTTTTTCTCCCGCTCCTTACATGATCGTCTGTTTGTAATTCGTCTAGAGTAAGCAGCCGAGGTAACTTATACATGTTGCATAATGTACTACGAATGTTTCACCCATTGCTGTCACGCTTCAGGGATAACGTCAATGAGGAAATCCGGAGATATAGTACATAGCTCTTTTAAATGTGTGTCACAATCGAATTAGGAAGTCCACATTAACACCCTTCCCTTACATTTCAGGGCCCATTTTTGAGGACTGTATAATCAACTGGTTTGATACCTTAGATATATCCCCTGGTTGCCGTCCCATACGTGCTGCAACCAGATATCTTTGCAAAAGTTCCGAGAAAGCTTCCAGTACACGGCTCGCGGGGGCTTCAACACGCGTCTCGTGGGACTTTTGAGTTCGGGGATTTTGGCAATATGTTCCATGATAGTTCGATCGGCTTTCAATCGCAAAGCTTCTGGAAAAGTATCTCAATGCACTGTTCTGTACTACGTCTACTTGAGACTTAGCGGATGCTGGGTGTGTCTTGATACGGGTTGGGGCCGCCTCCccttttgatgatgaataattGGCAAACCTAACTAGCCCCACCTCTATCCACTGAGAAGCTGGCATAAAACTCCACCAAGATGGAAATTAAATTATGGTTTTCTCTCCTTGCAGATGCAAGCATTATCTTCCCGACCTCGTGGTAACGGCCCTTCAATGTCAATCTTGCTACATTTTCCAGACCGGAAGTGCGGGCGGCGTTCGCCTAGCATCGCCCAAGATATCACAAACTCACATTTCGCAGTACCTTGGTACCCATTGGGTAGGTCACAGGAGATCTATACCCTTTCTGGATTCGCATAATCTAGACCTGCCGTTAGAAAATGATCAGGAAATTGGCCTACCGGACGTTGCGGACTTGAACAGAGAAAGAGCAGAAAAGTATAAGCCTCTCATTCCAATGTCAGGAAATtcgtggatggatggctgaATATACCCGCGAGCGGTATAAGTGATGTACGTACATAGATAGAtctaatattcaattttgatctAGTACCTTTACACTACCAGGCCTAGGATACAAGTGGATTCCTTCTAGTAGTTTGGGAGCCTTCTATCGGGAAGCACAATTCTTGGCAGGCTTTTGTGGCTTCTTCACCCTTCAACAACAGGATTGTTGTTGGTAGATATTTATGAAGTTTTGGCTGTACACCTCGTCTCCTAGATGGCCTGGTTTTTCATATTAGCGTCCAATATTAGAAATGGATACTCTTGCGTCAAATCACAGACACCGCTCCTTCTTGGGAATACCATCGCGAACGACCAGGGTTTCGTTTTGTATTTGCAATATAATTTCTAGTTGAAACAAGAATAGAATAGTTCCTACACATCACCCCCACTATTCTCTCATGCCCCAGGTTACACACATTTGATGAACCTGAAAGACGGGACCAAAAATTATACTGTCACTGCGCTAGTTCTCCCTCACAATGGACAGTTTGAGTTGACTGGAGATGAAATAACAATATCTACTGTCAAACGGAAGTACACTGTCAGATCACATCTTAACAGGTGCTATTTCTGGCCGTCATTTCAGAGCTTTATTTCATATCACATAATGATCACAAGCATCCAAAGGAAGAAGACTGCCCTcacaatattcaaattgagGACCCTGATCTATGGAACTGCCGTCTAGTAAGTCAACATTCATGCTAtcgaattcttgaatttgttgTGCAGATTATGGCATGTCACCGCGgcattgatattttgatccATAGACGAACTAACTTCAAGCTGAGACGATGTACAATCATATAAACTACAAGCTTTGTACTCTATTATATGACATGGATGGGAAGGTGAAGTAAAAGATATGTTCAAGTGCTCTCTGGAGGCTATTCCTCCAGGAGCTTGGATCGGCCACAAGTTAGAGACTAAACATGAAGCATGTTGAATCTCGGGGCTTCCATGTAGTTTCTCACACGGCATACGCCCATTCCGCGAAGTTTTAGCAATTAAAGAACTAGTTCCGTCTTCCCTCAAGTGGAGAGTATCGAATTGTAGTACACTGGGCACagaaattgttgaaaagGAGGACAGTattgtatgatgtatgatgtgaatgaagacaagatatttcaattgcCGTGCACAAACCAGTTATAAGACTAACATATATAGCAGATCAATTTCAGGGGTCCCATTTTTTCTCCCACCAAAGTTCAAATCGAAAGATGCGTGAACAGCACTCTGCGATTTGTGTCATTAACAACTCGGCAAGCATATAGACAAACGCCTTGTCTTAATCATGAAGCTTTTTTCCCGGTCGTAATCAAGATGTGCTCAATGACGGGTCATGTAAACTTTACGCTGCTTAGGCATGTTAATAGTTTTACATCCTACATTTCTGTTTGTAACGGAAGAATACGGATGACGGAGCACCTACGATGGTAGGTCCTAAATTTCAagttgtattctgtctaaagaaCTAGCTATGTACCAGGACTAGTAGATCTTAAATAAAAACTACTGGAAGAACTAGTCactttcgcattcgcttaggaTTATAGTACAgtagccattgaattgaagccATTCACTGCGTTCAcacaatttccatttcgaTTCATCCACGTATCATTTCGTTTACACTCCCCTGAAATCTCAAGCAGACAGCTGTATATATCCTGCTTACTTTGGCACCCCACCGAATTAACGCGGAGCTGGAAGTTCATATTCGGACAATCTCAGTTTTGCCTTTACTTAGTGAACCAAAGGCACACGAGCATCTCCAGTCCACTTAGTTCAGATGCTATTGCACCAAATCAAAGAATATGGACGGGCATAGATGGGCAATGGACCAGGTTGATCGAGTATCGCCCATATAACATAAATGTGCACAGATAGATACAGTTCAATCATTCCATTGCTCAATATTATCACAAAGGGGCATAGCTCAATTCCGCTCAGTCTCGAACACCAAAGGCTTCATCTAACACTGCCCACACCGTGCCCAAGGGAAATTCAGCAGACTGTCACCCGAGAGCCAGTGTTTACTGATCAAAATGCTAAGAACCAGATTCTCAGTCAAGATGCAGACTGTATGCATAGCTCAAGCGGAACCCGTGTCCATATCCGAATAAACTTCTACAAATTCAAAGCAAACATAGCTGGGCTTTAGATGTTCGGGTGGCAGGTGAGAATAGGAAGGGCTTGTGGGTAGGTATTCAAAATCACATTTGTACTTGAAGTATCTTCTGATATAGTGAGGATAGTGCCCGTACTGTTGGTACACTACTGTCCTTCCTCGAGACGCAGtagctttcttctcttcgtcAAGCCTTCCATTCACTCTAACTTCTCTCCTCAGCACCTGATTCTCATCTAACTATCCAGCCACATCATCCTCGCCCGAACCTTACTCTtcgaattttgatattctttagAAAAATATATCCTTTGTATTTCCTATTCCAGACATTTTCATAAGTTTCATCTATCTCATATAGGCAAATCCGAATCAACGGATCCAAAGTGATCGTCAGTAGGTGGTTTTTGATCTAGGCTCTGCTAAAAATGTAATTATATGTACTTCGCTTTTCGAGTCACACATGTAATTCCTCCACGCGTGCatagagatatatgataTCTAACCTTTCCCCTATTAAACCAACGATATCTATCGCAGAATCATTGTTCGACAGCAAACTCCACACTCAATCTGGACTTAGACTGTGTTCTGGAAATCTGATATGCGTAAATTTTCCGGTGCACATAAAAGTTCAAGGCTGACCCGTACCACTTTGCTATCCTTTAGTAGTTGCCATTTTGATACATAGATACAAATGCTGTGGCATCAGCAGAGAAACTCCTCAGTCCAATCAATCTGCAAACATTTTGTGACATAATTTACATTGACGCATTCATCATCACACTGGTGAAGTTTACACATCACTAATCTAAAAGTTGATCAACATGGCCCGGTATGTTGTGCTCGTTCACCCTCTTCTACCCCTTTTTCTTCCCCCTGATTTCTCCAATtgtcttctctctctttcttctctccttctagCATTTTGTTCTTCCGcaatctctctctttctcctttcctcgtAAGCAGCAGCTCTAGCTTTCGCTGATGCATCATCTGACTttgctcttctttcttttgccatATCAACAACACCTTTCTTGGCGCTCTGGAATCCGTCCATTACATTTCCCAAACTGCCATCCAATGAGAATCTCTTTCCGGGAGTAGCTTCTCCCCCAGCTTCTGGAACTTCTCTCATCCTTAGGGTACTTTGGGGGATTGATAGGTTCTGGGTTGGGATAGGAGTCATATTTGCCCAAGATCGGAACTTAGGGTTGCGGAAAAGTGTGGCCTGGCCAAAGGAGAACGAGGAAGATACCAAGAACGACAATTGAACAGCAGCGGGCATAAACGATGTGAAGATCATAGAGAGGAGAGGCATACCCCATTGCATTGCAGTCACCATTCCGGGTGTGAGAGTACTGACACCGGTTTCTCCTCCTTTCTGTTATGGCCCCAATTAGCTCGTCAATTCTTCAGGGGGTAACGTTCAAGAGGAGGGGGGCATGGGCGAATGAGCagaatgaaatataaaaacttgaACTAACCTTCAAAACGTAATGCAAGATTCCACTTGTAGCCAATGGCAATAAGAAATAAGGATCTGGGATACTCAAGTTGTAGAACCACAGAATTCCTCCATCCAACAGCCCCGGAACAGGCACATCAGACATCTGCCTCAACAATTTCCACGTTCCGTACCCAATGAAAATCTGGACTGCCGGCAC
It encodes:
- the Bcoxa1 gene encoding Bcoxa1, producing MIPSRGLRCSNQAVALGRRRIESYGIRQFSSNVHRPIRNNTYLSNKGNSTLFSQSITRSSLSKTNTLVRNAASIRFASTTPSAAPINSSIPSVETSTPEFRPTPLDVTPDVNPDILSAPEHIGYLHSLGLDYGWGPTAVMEWMLEHIHVLAGTPWWVSIGLAAAAWRVILFKPFLDAAENASRMATIKEFTAPVQALMMEAKKKGDTAEMMLHRAELQRIYKRAGISMWKSFVPAVQIFIGYGTWKLLRQMSDVPVPGLLDGGILWFYNLSIPDPYFLLPLATSGILHYVLKKGGETGVSTLTPGMVTAMQWGMPLLSMIFTSFMPAAVQLSFLVSSSFSFGQATLFRNPKFRSWANMTPIPTQNLSIPQSTLRMREVPEAGGEATPGKRFSLDGSLGNVMDGFQSAKKGVVDMAKERRAKSDDASAKARAAAYEERRKREIAEEQNARRREERERRQLEKSGGRKRGRRG